In the Leptospira neocaledonica genome, AAGAAGATCCGTCTCAATCAGGTGAACACGGTTTTAGAGTTCATTATCTGAATTTACAGAATGGAAAAACTTCCGAATCTTTTGCGGATACGAAACGTATCGTGGTTTCTGCTGGAACTTTAGGGTCTACGGAACTTCTACTTAAATGTAAAACAAAGTTTAAAACTTTGCCTAAGATTTCGGATAAACTAGGGACACAATTCTCTGGAAACGGTGATTTTCTTTCCTTTACTGCCAAAGGGAAGAAGCCTGCCGATCCGAATTACGGACCGGTAATCACTCAATATACGGATTATAATTTATTCTCCGGTTTTGATTCTAAAAAAGCCTTCTTGTTGGAAGATGCAAGTTATCCTGTATTTGCTTCTTACTTCGTTTCAGGTGCGATCCCTCTCATCTTTAAATTAAAATATATTTTCCATTTTATCGGAGAACTCTTCAAGAGTATCCTAAGCGGAAAAATTTTCGGTAGAGTGGGATTTCTTTTGAGTGAAGCTTTGAAAGGAGACCTTTCCTATACTTCTGCAGTACTTCTTTGTATGGGAATAGATACTTCTGATGGGAAGATGTATCTGGATAAAAAGGGAAATCTTCAGATACATTGGCCTCAAAAAGAAAATCGAACACTTTATAATACCATAATGGATGTGAACAAGAGGTTCGCAAAGTTCACGGATGCAAAGACCAGATTCCCGATGCCGACTTATTCTTGGCCGGTACGTAATAACGTAACGGTTCATCCTTTGGGTGGTTGCGTTTTAGGGCCTTCTGCAAATGCAGGAGTTTGTTCTTCCGACCCTAAAACTTTCGGAAAGGTTTTCGGTTACGAAGGTTTGTATGTAGCAGATGGCAGTTTATTGCCTACTGCAGTAGGGGCTAACCCTTCTATGACTATTTCCGCTCTTTCTGAAATGGTAGCCGAAGGAATTACAGGCAAGAAGCCGAATGCAAGTTT is a window encoding:
- a CDS encoding GMC oxidoreductase gives rise to the protein MKFYEAIIIGTGFGGSINACRLSKKWPGKVLVLERGKEYPKGSFPRSPEGMSKNFWNVPEEGPIPRSSKFKRAGRQTGLFDIRNYPKLDVVLSAGLGGGSLIYANVFLEPPDHIFDHRWPETIKKKHLKPYYKIVKDILGSRPIPDTGEDRRKVVRTELYEYFAKHESRVSKRADINVFFGNDFKKPTPIGVQEKNRFGAVQTSCTYCAECDVGCNTHSKNTLDLNYLFVARNSNKAEIKTEHLATKIVPLNSKGEEDPSQSGEHGFRVHYLNLQNGKTSESFADTKRIVVSAGTLGSTELLLKCKTKFKTLPKISDKLGTQFSGNGDFLSFTAKGKKPADPNYGPVITQYTDYNLFSGFDSKKAFLLEDASYPVFASYFVSGAIPLIFKLKYIFHFIGELFKSILSGKIFGRVGFLLSEALKGDLSYTSAVLLCMGIDTSDGKMYLDKKGNLQIHWPQKENRTLYNTIMDVNKRFAKFTDAKTRFPMPTYSWPVRNNVTVHPLGGCVLGPSANAGVCSSDPKTFGKVFGYEGLYVADGSLLPTAVGANPSMTISALSEMVAEGITGKKPNASLR